One Paraburkholderia sp. PREW-6R genomic region harbors:
- a CDS encoding PTS sugar transporter subunit IIA encodes MRVAPVPGTERVRLSLYLPKPHVERAMSRIGEHVPSAVFDRIVHMPFAPSDAWRDLARVRAGEQIAARRFDAQKATLRSIPSIRDLLTPGQIVLDLELPGRGDLFQWIGERFGGMTGVDAKQIALELHRRESMGSTALGNGFAVPHCRLDHLRSAAALYVRSAIALNLDSPDRLPVVDAVVLLVPGRAASMHLSLLAEVAQLFNDGAFRSRLRDCRSVAEAHACIKAGD; translated from the coding sequence ATGCGCGTTGCACCTGTGCCGGGTACCGAGCGCGTCAGGCTGTCGCTGTATCTGCCCAAACCTCACGTTGAGCGCGCGATGTCGCGCATCGGCGAACACGTGCCCTCCGCGGTATTCGACCGGATCGTACACATGCCCTTCGCGCCGTCCGACGCGTGGCGCGATCTCGCGCGGGTCCGCGCGGGCGAGCAGATTGCCGCGAGGCGGTTCGACGCTCAGAAAGCAACGCTTCGCTCCATACCGTCGATCCGCGATTTGCTGACGCCCGGGCAGATCGTGCTCGACCTCGAACTGCCCGGCCGCGGCGACCTGTTTCAATGGATCGGCGAACGGTTCGGCGGCATGACGGGCGTCGACGCAAAACAGATTGCGCTCGAATTGCACAGGCGCGAGAGCATGGGATCGACAGCGCTCGGAAATGGCTTCGCGGTGCCGCACTGCAGGCTGGATCATCTGCGCAGCGCCGCCGCGCTCTATGTACGTTCAGCCATCGCCTTAAATCTGGATTCGCCTGACCGCCTGCCGGTGGTGGACGCCGTTGTCCTGCTGGTGCCGGGCCGGGCAGCGTCGATGCATCTGTCACTGCTTGCCGAAGTGGCGCAACTTTTCAATGATGGAGCGTTTCGCAGCCGCCTGCGGGACTGCAGGTCTGTGGCCGAAGCGCACGCCTGTATCAAGGCAGGCGACTAG
- a CDS encoding type 1 glutamine amidotransferase domain-containing protein gives MNVLMVLTSHDQLGNTGRKTGFWLEELAAPYYAFKDAGANIVLASPKGGQPPLDPKSNEPANQTDLTRRFEKDAQAVAELASTVRLDSVSADDFDAVFYPGGHGPLWDLAVDPTSIQLIQSFIAAGKPTALVCHAPGVLRNTVDAKGRPLVEGKKVTGFANSEEEAVGLTDVVPFLVEDMLKANGGIYSKGEDWAPYVVVDGLLITGQNPASSAPAAARLLAHPALAGNA, from the coding sequence ATGAACGTACTGATGGTTCTCACCTCGCATGACCAACTCGGCAACACTGGCCGCAAAACCGGCTTCTGGCTGGAAGAGCTTGCCGCGCCCTACTATGCGTTCAAGGACGCAGGCGCAAACATTGTTCTGGCGTCGCCGAAGGGTGGCCAGCCGCCGCTCGATCCCAAGAGCAATGAGCCGGCAAACCAGACCGACCTTACCCGCCGCTTCGAGAAGGATGCGCAGGCGGTGGCCGAACTGGCAAGCACTGTGCGCCTCGACAGCGTGTCGGCTGACGACTTCGACGCCGTTTTCTACCCCGGCGGCCACGGTCCGCTATGGGACCTGGCCGTCGACCCGACGTCGATCCAGTTGATCCAGTCGTTCATCGCCGCGGGCAAGCCCACGGCGCTCGTGTGCCATGCCCCCGGCGTGCTGCGAAACACAGTCGACGCGAAAGGCCGGCCCCTCGTGGAGGGCAAGAAAGTGACCGGGTTTGCGAATTCGGAAGAAGAAGCAGTCGGACTGACCGATGTCGTGCCGTTCCTCGTCGAAGACATGCTGAAGGCGAACGGTGGCATTTACTCAAAAGGTGAAGACTGGGCGCCCTACGTTGTCGTGGACGGCCTGTTGATCACCGGTCAGAACCCTGCATCCTCCGCTCCCGCTGCTGCCCGTCTGCTTGCGCATCCAGCGCTGGCCGGCAACGCGTAG
- a CDS encoding SDR family oxidoreductase, with protein MATSSEKSSGQARYASYPSLVDRVVLITGGASGIGASFVEHFVAQGARVGFLDIDTNAGTALVKALGNARHQPLFVACDVTDIPALHAAIAQVRAAFGPIEVLVNNAANDRRHALADVTPQSFDAGVAVNVRHHLFAAQAVADDMKAARAGSIINLGSHCWMLKSSQFPVYAMSKAAVQGLTRGLAKDLGAYGIRVNTLVPGWVLTEKQRSLWLTDEGREEIRRGQCIDEEMEPGDIARMALFLAADDSRMITSEDVMVTCGWS; from the coding sequence ATGGCAACCTCTAGCGAAAAATCTTCGGGACAGGCGCGTTACGCGAGCTATCCCAGTCTGGTTGACCGTGTCGTGCTCATTACGGGCGGCGCGAGTGGCATTGGCGCTTCGTTCGTCGAGCACTTCGTTGCGCAAGGCGCACGGGTGGGCTTTCTCGACATCGACACGAACGCGGGCACAGCGCTTGTCAAAGCGCTCGGCAACGCGCGTCACCAGCCGCTCTTCGTCGCCTGCGACGTCACCGACATTCCCGCGTTACACGCGGCCATCGCCCAGGTGCGAGCGGCATTCGGACCGATCGAGGTACTCGTGAACAATGCGGCGAACGATCGCCGCCACGCGCTCGCCGACGTGACGCCCCAGTCATTCGATGCGGGCGTGGCAGTCAACGTGCGGCATCACTTGTTCGCAGCGCAGGCCGTGGCCGACGATATGAAGGCCGCACGCGCGGGCTCGATCATCAATCTCGGCTCGCATTGCTGGATGCTCAAGAGCAGCCAGTTCCCGGTCTACGCCATGAGCAAGGCGGCAGTACAGGGTCTGACGCGTGGGCTCGCCAAGGACCTCGGCGCGTATGGGATCCGCGTGAACACACTCGTGCCGGGCTGGGTGCTGACCGAGAAACAGCGCAGCCTGTGGCTCACCGACGAAGGCCGCGAAGAGATACGACGCGGCCAATGCATCGACGAGGAAATGGAGCCCGGCGATATCGCGCGCATGGCGCTTTTCCTCGCGGCCGACGATAGCCGCATGATTACGTCCGAGGACGTGATGGTCACGTGTGGCTGGTCGTAG
- a CDS encoding efflux RND transporter periplasmic adaptor subunit, which yields MRNSPIAARRQRLATYAFSLASAALMSAGAHAAGAASASAGDDAADRAVVSVQTVKVQRAVIAQPVRAYGIVAASASNLTTVNLPYTARIVQMRVQAGQSVKRGTPLFVAQADPAAVLAASQAKSAVTLALGELARTQSLYDKGLATQSQLATARKAAEDARQALAAQNQTGVASGNKIIAAPIDGVVLQVSAQQGDQVQPGAAILQLAGGSGKDAHANVMLGVEPSDLSAIHAGDTVTLHGLSTSLASSAADGHVVLVGASVDQQSQLVNVGANVPLGQGGFIPGTRVSADIATRSGTHWVVPRAAVLKDDHGAYVFQITPQNKAHRVAVVMQVENGDRYGVDGPIDGAEGLVVSGNYELKDGMTVRSGGGAPR from the coding sequence ATGCGAAATAGTCCAATTGCCGCGCGGCGGCAGCGCCTTGCCACTTACGCGTTTTCTCTCGCCAGCGCCGCGCTGATGAGCGCCGGCGCGCATGCCGCCGGTGCAGCCAGCGCCTCCGCCGGCGACGATGCGGCCGACCGGGCCGTCGTATCCGTGCAGACAGTGAAGGTGCAGCGCGCCGTCATCGCGCAGCCGGTCCGCGCGTATGGCATCGTCGCGGCATCCGCATCGAACCTGACCACGGTCAATCTTCCATACACCGCGCGTATCGTGCAGATGCGTGTGCAGGCTGGCCAGAGCGTGAAGCGCGGCACGCCGCTCTTTGTCGCGCAAGCCGACCCTGCGGCGGTGCTCGCTGCCAGTCAGGCGAAAAGCGCGGTGACGCTGGCGCTGGGCGAACTGGCGCGCACGCAATCGCTGTACGACAAAGGGCTCGCCACGCAATCGCAACTCGCCACGGCCCGCAAGGCTGCCGAGGACGCCCGGCAGGCGCTTGCCGCGCAAAACCAGACGGGTGTCGCGAGCGGTAACAAGATCATCGCGGCGCCGATCGACGGTGTCGTCTTGCAGGTATCGGCGCAACAGGGCGATCAGGTGCAGCCCGGCGCCGCGATCCTGCAACTGGCTGGCGGCAGTGGGAAGGATGCGCATGCGAATGTCATGCTCGGCGTCGAGCCGTCTGACCTGTCCGCCATTCATGCCGGCGACACGGTCACGTTGCACGGCCTTTCTACCTCGCTCGCCAGCAGCGCGGCGGACGGTCACGTGGTACTGGTCGGCGCATCGGTCGATCAGCAAAGCCAGCTCGTCAACGTCGGCGCGAACGTCCCGCTCGGACAAGGCGGCTTCATTCCGGGCACGCGCGTCAGCGCCGACATCGCCACGCGTAGCGGCACGCATTGGGTCGTACCGCGCGCCGCCGTACTGAAAGACGACCATGGCGCGTACGTTTTTCAGATTACGCCGCAAAACAAGGCGCACCGCGTGGCGGTGGTGATGCAGGTCGAAAACGGCGACCGTTACGGCGTGGACGGTCCGATCGACGGCGCAGAGGGGCTCGTCGTCAGCGGCAACTATGAATTGAAGGACGGCATGACGGTGCGCTCGGGCGGAGGCGCGCCGCGATGA
- a CDS encoding methyl-accepting chemotaxis protein — translation MSRKLWMTVGFVWVALGVLASLNAFSERRDMLDARQQSLAEQVQAAISVAAHFQQRVAAGKLTSEEGEREAIAALRDFRYGTSGYMSVTNSNAVQLLLPTKPSLENTDVSGLTDVDGNRIVVNIVKSDTDGTHVSYYKWPKPGASTPVRKMTVSGVLPGWEWHVYTGAYLDDIDDAFRAKLARSLGAVVVVGLLLSGLMAFVIRLVLRDLGGEPEYAKEVCKRIAAGDLRTPANVRSNDHSSLLFALSTMRENLAATVGHIKRSAESITTATAEIAAGNIDLSARTEEQAASLEETASSMTELTQTVRQNADNARQANELAERASHVAGKGRDAVQGMVATIGDISDSSAKISEITTLIEGIAFQTNILALNAAVEAARAGDQGRGFAVVAGEVRTLAQRSSSAAKEIKALIEESVAKVADGSQRAREVGVRMDEVDRSIKEVSSIVSGIAAASEEQSTGIEQVNRAVVQMDEVTQQNAALVEEAAAAAQSLEEQAVGLRSAVSTFSVESESPAVPSVKKPTVTTRTTPAVSKPMKLAEKGTPAALSRFSTATERKVTEEPRLAVTDAMSSAGDWEKF, via the coding sequence ATGAGCCGAAAACTGTGGATGACAGTCGGCTTCGTGTGGGTGGCGCTCGGCGTGCTTGCCAGCTTGAACGCCTTCTCGGAGCGCCGCGACATGCTCGACGCTCGCCAGCAGTCGCTCGCGGAACAGGTACAGGCTGCCATTAGCGTTGCAGCGCACTTTCAGCAGCGGGTAGCGGCGGGAAAGCTGACCAGTGAAGAAGGTGAACGCGAGGCGATCGCTGCACTGAGAGATTTCAGGTACGGTACAAGCGGCTACATGTCGGTGACCAATTCCAACGCTGTACAGTTGTTGCTGCCGACCAAACCCTCGCTTGAAAACACGGATGTCAGTGGCCTGACGGACGTCGATGGAAACCGCATCGTGGTGAACATCGTGAAGTCCGACACGGATGGCACGCATGTGTCGTACTACAAGTGGCCCAAGCCCGGCGCGAGTACCCCGGTGCGAAAAATGACCGTTTCCGGGGTGCTGCCTGGCTGGGAGTGGCACGTCTATACCGGCGCGTACCTGGACGATATCGACGACGCATTCCGCGCGAAGCTGGCGCGCTCGCTCGGCGCCGTGGTCGTTGTTGGACTCTTGCTTAGCGGGTTGATGGCCTTCGTCATCCGTCTGGTGCTTCGCGACCTCGGCGGAGAGCCCGAATATGCGAAAGAAGTCTGCAAACGCATTGCAGCGGGTGATCTCCGCACGCCAGCGAATGTTCGCAGTAACGACCATTCGAGCTTGCTGTTTGCGCTCAGCACCATGCGGGAAAATCTCGCAGCTACCGTCGGTCACATCAAGCGCTCGGCCGAATCGATCACAACGGCCACCGCCGAAATTGCGGCGGGCAACATTGACCTCTCAGCGCGTACCGAGGAACAGGCGGCCTCGCTGGAGGAGACCGCGTCCAGCATGACAGAGCTGACCCAGACAGTCCGCCAGAATGCCGACAACGCGCGTCAGGCGAATGAGCTAGCCGAACGCGCCAGCCATGTCGCGGGCAAAGGACGGGATGCAGTGCAAGGAATGGTCGCGACCATTGGCGATATCAGCGACAGCTCGGCGAAGATCTCGGAGATCACCACCCTGATCGAAGGCATTGCGTTTCAGACCAATATTCTGGCGCTTAACGCGGCCGTCGAGGCCGCACGAGCGGGCGATCAAGGGCGAGGCTTTGCGGTTGTGGCAGGTGAGGTGCGCACGCTGGCGCAGCGATCCTCGTCTGCTGCGAAAGAGATCAAGGCGCTCATCGAAGAGTCGGTCGCGAAGGTTGCCGACGGCTCGCAGCGCGCCCGCGAAGTGGGCGTCAGGATGGACGAGGTGGATCGGTCCATCAAGGAAGTCTCCAGCATCGTCAGCGGGATCGCTGCTGCGTCCGAAGAGCAGAGCACGGGTATTGAACAGGTGAACCGTGCGGTCGTCCAGATGGACGAGGTCACGCAACAGAATGCCGCTCTCGTGGAAGAGGCGGCCGCTGCTGCGCAGTCACTTGAAGAACAGGCCGTTGGATTGAGGTCGGCCGTTTCAACGTTCTCGGTCGAAAGCGAGTCGCCGGCCGTCCCTTCCGTGAAGAAACCGACGGTGACCACACGGACGACACCGGCTGTCTCGAAGCCGATGAAGCTTGCGGAAAAGGGTACGCCAGCCGCACTTTCCAGGTTCAGTACGGCTACTGAACGAAAGGTTACCGAAGAACCTCGACTGGCAGTGACTGACGCGATGAGCAGCGCCGGCGACTGGGAGAAGTTCTAG
- a CDS encoding TolC family protein produces the protein MPVCAMLLGGCAWYHREPLSPQDTATSAHSLERIQIDPSTMPLPELAAHRFDPSDGLDIDEVAMLAVANNPDLKLARDDLGIARAQAYSAGLLPDPQLSVSSDYPGAAGATRAFNYGLSIDVMAIVLRSANRQSADATAAKTDLGLLWQEWQIVAQARQLFIKTRFQQDTLPLLQQQRDLARTRYERMAEAHRDGNLTDDTLTAALTAYSDARKQYTDTERAVEQTHHDLNALLGLSPEVQLRLTGDDDATELSDATLDAALAHLARRRPDLIALQAGYEAQEQKYRAAILSQFPSLSVGFVRARDTSNIYTSGFQINLSLPIFNRNRGNIAIEQATRQRLRDEYQSRLNQAYADVAQMRADTVILSRQLQQTEAALPDVDVAARHAAEAYAQHDIVLGAYTDAQSAALTKRIDVATLRESLGEQRVGLQALLGSTIPDAFSFAQTSTDTHAK, from the coding sequence ATGCCCGTCTGCGCAATGCTGCTCGGCGGATGCGCCTGGTATCACCGCGAACCGCTCTCACCGCAGGACACGGCGACCTCGGCCCATTCGCTGGAACGCATCCAGATCGATCCGTCCACCATGCCGCTGCCTGAACTGGCGGCACATCGCTTCGATCCGTCCGACGGGCTCGACATCGACGAAGTCGCGATGCTGGCGGTGGCGAACAATCCCGACCTGAAGCTCGCGCGTGATGATCTCGGCATCGCCCGGGCGCAAGCTTATTCAGCAGGACTGCTGCCGGACCCGCAACTGAGCGTGTCGAGCGATTACCCCGGCGCGGCCGGCGCCACGCGCGCGTTCAATTACGGTTTGAGCATCGACGTGATGGCGATCGTGCTGCGCAGCGCGAACCGGCAATCCGCAGACGCGACGGCGGCCAAAACCGATCTCGGCCTGCTGTGGCAGGAATGGCAAATCGTTGCCCAGGCTCGCCAGTTGTTCATCAAGACACGCTTCCAGCAGGACACGCTGCCGCTGCTGCAACAGCAGCGGGACCTCGCGCGCACGCGCTACGAGCGCATGGCTGAAGCGCACCGCGACGGCAATCTCACCGACGACACACTCACCGCCGCGCTCACCGCATACAGCGACGCACGCAAGCAATACACCGACACCGAGCGGGCGGTGGAACAGACGCATCACGATCTGAACGCGCTGCTCGGCCTCTCGCCGGAGGTGCAGTTGCGACTCACCGGCGACGACGACGCCACCGAGCTGTCCGACGCGACGCTCGACGCGGCACTGGCCCACCTCGCGCGACGCCGTCCGGACCTGATCGCTTTACAAGCGGGTTATGAGGCGCAGGAGCAGAAATACCGCGCTGCGATTCTCAGCCAGTTCCCCAGTCTTTCCGTCGGTTTCGTGCGCGCGCGAGACACTTCGAACATCTATACCAGCGGCTTCCAGATCAACCTGAGCCTGCCGATCTTCAACCGGAATCGAGGCAACATCGCGATCGAACAGGCGACGCGTCAGCGCCTGCGCGATGAATACCAGTCACGCTTGAATCAGGCCTACGCCGACGTCGCCCAGATGCGTGCGGACACTGTGATTCTCTCTCGACAGTTACAGCAGACCGAAGCTGCGCTGCCCGATGTCGACGTTGCCGCACGACACGCGGCTGAGGCCTACGCGCAGCACGATATCGTGCTCGGCGCCTACACGGATGCGCAAAGCGCCGCACTCACCAAACGCATCGATGTCGCCACGCTGCGCGAATCGCTCGGCGAGCAGCGTGTCGGCTTGCAGGCGCTGCTGGGTAGCACGATTCCCGATGCCTTCTCATTCGCTCAGACCTCCACCGACACTCATGCGAAATAG
- a CDS encoding TetR family transcriptional regulator C-terminal domain-containing protein, protein MEILKGAGVPKGSFYYFFSSKDAFGEALLSEYFRAYHEDMDVLFSKHGLSMAEKLMVYWAGWREHQLAFDFQGRCLAVKLGAEVSDLSEPMREALERGTSGVIARLSVAIEHGVAEGSVLTARPFRQVAESLYSLWLGASVMAKIERSGRPFDTALATTREMLGIVIGSALAA, encoded by the coding sequence ATGGAGATCCTGAAGGGAGCAGGCGTTCCCAAAGGATCGTTTTATTATTTCTTCTCCTCCAAGGATGCGTTCGGCGAAGCATTGCTGTCCGAGTATTTCCGGGCTTATCACGAGGATATGGATGTTCTGTTCTCGAAGCACGGGCTTTCAATGGCGGAAAAGCTCATGGTTTACTGGGCAGGCTGGCGCGAGCACCAGCTCGCATTCGATTTTCAGGGACGTTGTCTCGCCGTCAAGCTTGGCGCCGAAGTGTCCGACTTGTCCGAGCCGATGCGTGAAGCGCTGGAGCGGGGTACGTCCGGAGTGATCGCGCGGTTGTCGGTCGCGATCGAGCACGGCGTGGCAGAGGGGTCCGTTCTAACGGCGAGGCCATTCCGGCAGGTTGCGGAGTCGCTCTACTCGCTGTGGTTGGGCGCGAGCGTGATGGCAAAGATAGAGCGCTCGGGTCGACCGTTCGACACCGCGCTCGCTACGACTCGCGAAATGCTGGGAATTGTGATCGGCAGTGCTTTGGCGGCGTGA
- a CDS encoding efflux RND transporter permease subunit, whose translation MNFGQWMQKHRRSLLFVIALLAIAGALTAFRLPISLFPNVAFPRAVVSLDAGDRPAEQMATLVTMPVEEALRRVPNVRDVESRTSRGSAEISINFDWGTDMAQATLQAQSAISEILATLPQGTSMQVRRMDPTVFPVLAYSLTSKQQSLSALRDLAQFQMRPLLSSVEGVARVEVTGGAQDEFEVAIDPARLAAYKMSIADVAKAISASNVLMAMGRIEDHYKLYLVIANTTITQLDELRNVVVAANGATQIRLGDIATVRQGVAPQWMRVTADGQDAVLLNVYQQPGANSVAMAKAIRAKLAGFQHQMPAGVKLSNWYDQSELVIASATSVRDAIMIGVVLAAFTLFAFLRNWKITAIAVALVPVVMAATILLLDVFGMGFNIMTLGGMAAAVGLVIDDAIVMIEHIVRRMREGGAHKFHGRVMAAALEFTRPLAGSSAATLIIFVPLAFLSGVTGAFFKALSVTMASALFISFFVTWLAVPILCDRWLKPRDAEEHKETRFASWMNRRYGVLVERVTARPILVLLGLLPLIVVAAFAFTRVGSGFMPSMDEGGFVLDYHTEPGTSVTETDRLMKQIEGIIRANPNVATYSRRTGAGLGGDLNEPNKGDFFVRLKSGGREPIETVMEEIRSKIETQVPGVSVELAQLMEDLIGDLTAVPQPVQIKIYSDDQNTLATTARKVAAQIGKIQGVVDVNDGINPAGDALELHILPEAAAAEGMDPQSIAQAVSDMVEGNVATQFQNGPKTVGVRVRVAGALTLTDTQLGQLQIRAPDGHLFALNRVADQVTVTGQPEISRDNLKRMVAVTARIDGRDLGSTIVDVQKTLSDKSLLPTGVYYELGGLYQQQQIAFKGLLTVFGAAIALVFGLLLFLYERFRIALAVMAMPLLAAGAVFIGLWITGIELNISAMMGMTMIIGIVTEVAIFYVSELQGLVADEGLQFEEALLAAGRNRLRPIAMTTIAAILALLPLAFALGQGSAMQQPLAVAIISGLIVQLPLVLLLLPVLLKLLMKRDA comes from the coding sequence ATGAACTTCGGTCAATGGATGCAGAAGCACCGACGCTCGCTGCTGTTCGTGATCGCGCTGCTGGCGATCGCGGGCGCACTGACCGCGTTTCGCCTGCCGATTTCGCTGTTCCCGAACGTCGCGTTTCCGCGCGCGGTCGTCTCGCTCGACGCGGGCGACCGCCCCGCCGAACAGATGGCCACGCTCGTCACCATGCCAGTCGAAGAGGCGCTGCGCCGCGTGCCGAACGTACGCGACGTCGAGTCAAGAACGAGCCGCGGCTCGGCGGAAATCTCGATTAATTTCGACTGGGGCACCGACATGGCGCAAGCCACGTTGCAGGCCCAGTCGGCCATCAGCGAGATTCTGGCTACGCTGCCGCAAGGCACCTCGATGCAGGTACGGCGCATGGACCCGACTGTGTTCCCGGTGCTTGCGTATAGCCTGACGTCGAAACAGCAGTCTCTCTCGGCGCTGCGCGATTTGGCGCAATTCCAGATGCGACCGTTGCTGTCGTCCGTAGAGGGCGTGGCACGCGTCGAGGTGACCGGGGGCGCGCAGGACGAATTCGAAGTCGCGATCGACCCGGCGCGCCTTGCTGCCTACAAGATGTCGATCGCCGACGTCGCGAAAGCGATCAGTGCGAGCAACGTGCTGATGGCCATGGGCCGTATCGAGGATCACTACAAGTTGTACCTCGTGATTGCCAACACCACGATCACACAGCTCGACGAACTGCGCAACGTGGTGGTCGCGGCCAACGGCGCGACGCAAATCCGGCTCGGAGACATTGCGACGGTCCGGCAGGGAGTCGCGCCGCAATGGATGCGCGTCACCGCGGACGGCCAGGATGCCGTGCTACTGAACGTCTATCAGCAGCCCGGCGCGAACAGCGTGGCGATGGCCAAGGCGATCCGCGCGAAGCTCGCCGGCTTCCAGCATCAGATGCCTGCCGGCGTGAAGCTGTCGAACTGGTATGACCAGAGCGAACTGGTCATCGCCTCGGCGACCAGTGTGCGCGATGCGATCATGATCGGGGTGGTGCTGGCCGCGTTCACGCTGTTTGCCTTCCTGCGCAACTGGAAAATCACCGCGATCGCCGTCGCGCTGGTGCCTGTCGTGATGGCCGCGACGATACTGCTGCTCGACGTGTTCGGCATGGGGTTCAACATCATGACGCTCGGCGGGATGGCCGCCGCGGTTGGCCTCGTCATCGACGACGCCATCGTCATGATCGAACACATCGTGCGACGCATGCGCGAAGGCGGGGCGCACAAATTCCATGGCCGTGTGATGGCGGCGGCACTTGAATTCACACGGCCGCTTGCCGGATCGTCGGCGGCGACACTGATCATTTTCGTGCCGCTAGCGTTTCTGTCAGGCGTGACGGGTGCGTTCTTCAAGGCGCTCTCTGTGACGATGGCCAGCGCCCTGTTCATTTCGTTTTTCGTTACGTGGCTCGCTGTGCCGATCCTGTGCGACCGGTGGCTGAAGCCGAGAGACGCCGAGGAGCACAAGGAAACCCGCTTCGCGTCCTGGATGAACCGGCGCTACGGCGTTCTGGTCGAGCGCGTGACGGCACGCCCGATTCTCGTGCTTCTCGGCCTGCTGCCACTGATCGTCGTGGCTGCGTTCGCGTTTACACGTGTGGGCAGTGGTTTCATGCCAAGCATGGACGAGGGCGGTTTCGTGCTCGACTATCACACCGAGCCGGGCACCTCTGTGACGGAGACCGACCGGCTGATGAAGCAGATCGAGGGCATCATCCGCGCGAATCCGAACGTTGCGACCTACTCGCGCCGCACCGGCGCCGGTCTCGGTGGAGACCTGAACGAGCCCAACAAGGGCGACTTCTTCGTGCGGCTGAAATCGGGCGGCCGTGAGCCGATCGAGACGGTGATGGAAGAGATCCGCTCGAAGATCGAGACACAGGTGCCGGGCGTGAGCGTTGAGCTCGCGCAACTGATGGAAGACCTGATCGGCGACCTGACCGCGGTGCCGCAACCGGTGCAGATCAAGATCTATTCCGACGACCAGAACACGCTCGCCACCACCGCGCGCAAAGTCGCCGCGCAGATCGGCAAGATTCAAGGCGTGGTGGACGTCAACGACGGCATCAACCCGGCCGGGGATGCGCTGGAGTTGCACATCTTGCCGGAGGCGGCGGCGGCGGAGGGCATGGATCCGCAGTCGATTGCGCAGGCGGTGTCCGACATGGTGGAAGGCAATGTTGCCACGCAATTCCAGAATGGGCCGAAGACCGTGGGTGTGCGTGTGCGCGTTGCCGGGGCACTGACACTGACCGATACGCAATTGGGACAGTTGCAGATCCGCGCGCCGGACGGCCATCTGTTCGCGCTGAATCGTGTTGCAGACCAGGTGACCGTGACTGGCCAGCCGGAAATCAGCCGTGACAACCTCAAACGGATGGTGGCCGTGACGGCACGAATCGACGGTCGCGATCTGGGCTCGACGATCGTCGACGTGCAGAAAACACTGAGCGACAAGAGCCTGTTGCCGACTGGCGTGTATTACGAGCTGGGCGGACTGTATCAGCAACAGCAGATCGCCTTCAAAGGTCTGCTGACGGTGTTCGGCGCCGCGATCGCGTTGGTGTTCGGGTTGCTGCTGTTTCTGTACGAGCGCTTCCGCATTGCGCTGGCCGTGATGGCGATGCCTTTGCTGGCAGCAGGTGCGGTGTTTATCGGTTTGTGGATCACCGGCATCGAGTTGAACATCTCCGCGATGATGGGGATGACGATGATTATTGGCATCGTCACCGAAGTGGCGATCTTTTATGTATCCGAGTTGCAGGGTCTCGTCGCGGATGAGGGGCTGCAGTTCGAAGAAGCCTTGCTCGCGGCTGGCCGCAACCGGTTGCGGCCAATCGCCATGACCACGATCGCGGCCATTCTGGCGTTGCTGCCGTTGGCGTTTGCGCTTGGGCAAGGGTCGGCAATGCAGCAGCCGCTCGCGGTAGCGATCATTTCCGGGCTGATCGTTCAACTGCCACTGGTGCTTCTGCTATTACCCGTACTGCTCAAACTGCTGATGAAGCGAGACGCGTAG
- a CDS encoding response regulator, which yields MRLLLVEDDDMIAETVLGAMRRSGYTIDWAEDGRAAELSLGNGVYDLVLLDLGLPKKNGIDVLKVYRQSGGTAPVIILSACDAVEDRIHGLDAGADDYLIKPFDLDELAARVRALSRRRTGQKQPVYSHGELTLDPAAHEVTQAGKVLPLLPREFALLQALIEEPTRVFTRPELEEKLYGWGEEVGSNAIEVHVHSLRRKIGAQQVVTVRGVGYRLKRC from the coding sequence ATGCGTCTGCTACTGGTCGAAGACGACGACATGATTGCGGAGACGGTCCTGGGCGCGATGCGCCGCTCGGGCTACACGATCGACTGGGCCGAAGATGGCCGCGCGGCGGAACTGTCGCTCGGGAACGGCGTGTACGACCTCGTGCTGCTCGACCTCGGCTTGCCGAAGAAAAACGGTATCGACGTGCTGAAGGTCTACCGCCAGAGCGGCGGCACCGCACCCGTGATCATCCTGAGCGCATGTGATGCAGTCGAGGACCGGATTCACGGCCTTGACGCTGGCGCCGACGATTACCTGATCAAGCCATTCGACCTCGACGAACTCGCGGCGCGCGTGCGCGCACTATCGCGGCGGCGCACCGGCCAGAAGCAACCCGTCTATTCGCACGGCGAACTCACGCTCGATCCCGCCGCGCATGAAGTCACCCAGGCCGGCAAAGTGCTGCCGCTCTTACCGCGCGAGTTCGCTTTGCTGCAGGCGTTGATAGAAGAGCCCACGCGGGTGTTCACGCGGCCGGAACTGGAAGAGAAGCTATATGGCTGGGGCGAGGAGGTGGGCAGTAACGCGATCGAAGTGCATGTGCACAGCTTGCGGCGCAAGATCGGCGCGCAGCAGGTGGTGACCGTGCGCGGCGTCGGTTACCGTCTGAAGCGGTGCTGA